TCGGGAGCGGGAGATCCCTTCCGGAGAAGGTCGAGCCCGAGCGGACCGAAGGACTCGTTCGTCGAGGCCTGGGTCGCGATCGCGCCGACGCCGGCCTCGGCCCACGGCACGGCCATGCCCACGCTGAACGCGCGGGACTGCACGGCCACGCCCAGCTCCTGGGTCACGGAGTCGTACGCCACGATGGAGAACGTGGCGAGGGCGGGTGCCGGAACCGCGAAGGACGCGAGGAGGGCCAGAACCGGAGCGGCGGTCCTCACTTCTTCCCCGCCTTGAACCGGGCGATCTGCTCCTTGAGGTAGTTGTTCTTCGGATCGATCTTGGACGCCCTCGTCTCGACCTCGATCGCCTTGTCCGCGTTCCCCACGCGGAAGTGCACCTCGGCCAGCGTGTCGAGGATGTCGACGTCACGCGGCTCGATCGACGCCGCCCGCTCGGCGGCGCGGAGCGCCTCGGGAAGGTAGAGGTCGTGGATCGCGAGGTTCCACGCCATCCCGTTGAGGAGCGAGGCGTCCTTCTCTCCGCGGGCGAGCGCGCGGTTCAGGCTCTCCCCCACGCGCTCCCGCTCCATCCTCGCGAGGTCCTGACGTCCCGCGGCGTCGTATTCCTTGGCGAAGTTCAGGTGCGCGTTCGTCATGTGGAATCCCTCGTGGATCTGCCACACGCGCCGGAGCTCACGGATCGGCGTCTTGTGGTCCTCGACCCGCAGGTCCACGTACCGGGTGTTGTACTCCGGATGCGTCTTGCTGGGCCGCACGATGAGGAGCGACGCCGACTGCATTCCCCGCTTGTCCCCTCCGGCCGCCTGGGCCGCCTCGAGCGCGGTGATGAGCCGTTCCGCCAGCTCGCCTCTCGTCGTTCGCATCGCCTTCGCCATCTCCTCGACCACGGCGGGGCCCGCGAGGATGTTCCCCTGCACGGCAAACCCGGGACCGGTCTCGCCGCCCGCGAACTCCATGCACTTCTTCCCGGTCCACGTCGCCGCCCGGCCCCGCGTGTCCACGACCGCGAATTGCCGGCGGTCCCAGAGCGAGTCGGTGGCGGAGAGCGCGCGCAGGACGTCGGGGGCGGGCATGCCCGACCGGAGGAGCGCGAGCGCCTGGGGCCCGAGCGACACGTTGACGCTCGCCTGGGTCGCCAC
The nucleotide sequence above comes from Candidatus Eisenbacteria bacterium. Encoded proteins:
- a CDS encoding DUF1028 domain-containing protein; the protein is MARLRGCILLVALPAAFVLPMTAGAVSQPSTFSIVAYDSLTQELGVAVQSKYFSVGMAVPWADAGAGAVATQASVNVSLGPQALALLRSGMPAPDVLRALSATDSLWDRRQFAVVDTRGRAATWTGKKCMEFAGGETGPGFAVQGNILAGPAVVEEMAKAMRTTRGELAERLITALEAAQAAGGDKRGMQSASLLIVRPSKTHPEYNTRYVDLRVEDHKTPIRELRRVWQIHEGFHMTNAHLNFAKEYDAAGRQDLARMERERVGESLNRALARGEKDASLLNGMAWNLAIHDLYLPEALRAAERAASIEPRDVDILDTLAEVHFRVGNADKAIEVETRASKIDPKNNYLKEQIARFKAGKK